TAGTCTTGTTTTTAACATCCTAATAATCAAGAATTATGAAATTAGATATTATAAAAAATCAGTGGCTTGATATCGTATTCGAAGGGCGTAATAAGATATATGGCGCATATGAGCTGAGAAAATCAAACGGAAAAACTACGGTAAAAGCACTTATCATAGGTTCTGTGATTTTCAGTTTTGCTGTTGCGGCTCCTCTTATTGCAAGCTTTTTACCAGATTCTGGTGAAGAAGATGCAAATACGGATATTAAGATTGCTACAGTAAAATTACCTCCTAAACCAAAAGAGGAGATAAAACCAAACCAACCACCACCACCACCACCGCCGCCAAAAATTGATCAGGTGAAATTCGTAAAACCGGTGGTTGCAAAGGCAAACGAGGTTACTGAAGATCCTCCAAAAATTGAGGAACTTAAAGACAAAAAAGTTGGTAACGAAACCATTAAAGGAGATCCAGATGCAGTATTAACTGTGGATGAGCCAGTTGGTAAAGGACCAGTTTCTCAGGTTGTAGAAGAAGATAACAGTGTATATAACACAGCTGGTATCGAAGTAAAACCTGACTTCCCTGGAGGAATGGATAAATTCTACAAATTCGTAGGAAATAACTATAAGACTCCTGAAGAAGAAGGTCTAAAAGGTAAAGTTTACGTTACTTTTGTGGTTGAAAAAGACGGTTCATTAACCGACATTAAAGTTTTAAGGGATATCGGATATGGTACAGGAGCAGAAGCAATTCGTGTTCTTAAAAAATGTCCAAAATGGACTCCTGGCGAGCAAAATGGTAAAAAAGTGAGAGTACTTTACTCTTTACCTATTACTATTCAATCTGCAGAATAATGTTAAAAGATATGCTTAATAATATTCAGAAGAAATCGCTCAAAGAGCGATTTCTTCTTGTTTTAGGAATACTGTTTTTTTTAATATATCTTGTACTAGGTTTAATGATTATGTTTTGGGAAAAGCTTCCTTTAAATATGGAACCTAAATACAGATATGCATTTGGTGGATTGCTTATTGTGTATTCGGCAATACGTTTTTTAAGATTAATAAATTCAAATACAGAGTAATTATGCTGAAGAATAGCAGATTTTTAGGTTTAGTTGTTTTTGTCTTTTTGTTTGCGATGTGTAACCAAAAAAGCAAAAATGAATCTGAGAAAGAAACAATTTTAAAAGGAAACTTAGATATTACTGTTGACGAAACAGTAAAGCCTATTGTAGACGATCAGGTTGCTGTTTTTGAAGGAACCTATTATGGGGCTAAAATTGCAGTTAAACCAAAATCTGAAGCTGAACTGATAAATGACTTATTAAACCAGAAAGCAAAAGTTGTTGTAACAGCAAGAAATTTGACTCAGGAAGAATTGAGCAGATTTGAAAAAAGTAAAATAAAACCTCGAGTTACTCCTTTTGCAACAGATGCAATTGCATTTGTTACTAACAAAAGCAATAACGACACATTAATTGCGTTGAAAACAGTACTTGACTTCATACAGGGAAAACCAGATACAGGAATTAAAGGACTTGTGTTTGATAATCCTAATTCAAGTACAGTTCGATACATGAAAGAGCTTGCAAAAGTAAAAGATGTTCCAAAAACGGGAGTCTTTTCTTTTAAAACAAATGATGAAGTGATTAAATTCGTTTCAGAAAATGATGGAATGATTGGTGTGGTTGGCGTAAATTGGTTATCACAGCCATCACCAAATATGATAGATATTATAAAAAAGATAAATGTTTTGAGTGTTAAAGGTCTAAATGATACAAAGTATTATAATCCTACTCAAAATGACTTGGCAGAGGTGAAATACCCTTTGGCACGTGATTTGTTTATTATTAACTGTCAGGGATATTCTGGTTTAGGAATGGGACTTTCTTCATTCATTGCTGGAGATATTGGACAGAGAATAGTTTTAAAATCAGGATTACTTCCAGTAAGAACTCCAGGTAGAAAACTACAAATTAGAAATGGAATTTTAAAAGATAACGAATAAATTAATTACTATAGAGATGAATAAATTTAAAATTTTTAGTCTTGCTTTGGTTGCTGCAGGTTCTGTTGCAAACGCGCAGGATATTAAAGAAGCAAAAAAGGCAATTGATGCTGAACAATTTCAAAAGGCGAAAACATTACTTAAATCAATCATTAAAGCAAAACCATCTGATGGAGAAGCTAATTTTGTTTTAGGTACCGTTTACTTAAATCAAAGTGTTGTTGATTCTGCGAAAATTTACTTTTTAAATGGAGTTGAAGCATCTGATAAGAAGAACCTAAACTATATTGGATTAGGTCAAATTGACCTTGATAACAAAAACACAGCTGCAGCACAAGCTAATTTTGCTTTAGCTACAAAAGATATGAAGCGTAAAGATGTAGATGAATATATCTACATTGGTAAAGCGTATACAAATTCAGACAATCCTGATTACAATAGTGCCATAGCAAGTTTAAAGAAAGCTTTAGCAATTGAGCCTCAAAATGCTAATGCTCTTTTAGCTATTGGTGATGCATATTATGGAGCTAATAATCAAAATGAAGCTTACAAAGCTTACCGTGATGCATTTACTGCTGATCCAACTCTTTTAAGAGCTAAAATGCAATTAGGTGTTTTATTAAAAGGAGCTAAATCTTACGATGAAGCTATTAAATCTTTCAATGAAGTTATTGCTTTAAATGCAAACTATGGTCCTGTTTACAGAGAGTTGGCAGAGACATATTACAAATGGGGAAGAAACAAACCTTCTACTGCGAAAGTTAACTTGCAAAATGCAATTACAAACTATGAGAAATACTTAAGCTTAACAGATTACTCTTTAGATTCAAAAATGCGTCATGCAGATTTCTTAATCTTAGTTAAAGATTATAAGAGTTTAGAAACTGTTGCTAACAAAATGATTGCTGAAGATAAAGTAAATCCTAGAATTTTTAGATATTTAGGATATGCTGCTTATGAAAATGGAAACGTAGATGTAGCTATTAAATCTCTTGAAGATTACATCAAAAATCCTTCTAACAAAGTAATAGGAAGTGATTATATGTATTTAGGACTTGCTAAAATTAAAAAAGGAACAAATGCAGAAGGTCTTGTAGATCAAGCTTCTTTTGATTCAGGTATAGCTAATATTAAAAAAGCAGTTGAATTAGAGCCCTTAGTTGTTGAAGAACTTGGTGATTACGGTAAAGAATTATTTGGTAAAAAGCAATGGGCACAGGCAGCTGCTATTTATGAATTAAGCTCGTCTAATTCAGAATCAAAAAATTATTTGACTGATAATGTGTATTATGGTATCGCTCTTTATTATGCAAACTTAGATAAAAAAGCTACTTCACCAGAAGTTGCTGCTGATTTAGCTAAAGCAGATGCTGCTTTCGACAGAGTTTTAGTAGCTTCTCCTTCTTATGATGAAGCTTATCTTTACAAGGGAAGAATAGGTAATTTATTAGAGAAAGAAGATCAAATCGTTAAAAACTACGAAACGTATGTTGCTAACATTACTGCTAAAGGAGCTGAAGAATCATCTAAACCAGCTACAGTTAAGAAAATAGTTGAAGCATACAACAGTATTGGAGCAAGTTATGCAAATACTGATAAAGTTAAAGCAGTTGAATATTTCAATAAAGCTTTAGCTTTGGATCCAACAAATGCTTACGCTTCTCAATCAGTAAAAGCTTTAAAATAATATAGTTTTAAATTAAAATTATTAAACCTGATAGTTCAAGGGAACTATCAGGTTTTTTTGTTCCGTATTTAATTGACTATCTTTGCACATTAAATTAGAATAATGTTATCAAAAGAAATACAATTAGAAGTAAACAAAGGAGCGATGCTTCCTTTAATGGAAGAGTTTTACACCATACAAGGTGAAGGTTTTCATACTGGTACAGCTGCTTACTTCATTAGAATTGGAGGATGTGATGTAGGATGTCATTGGTGTGATGTAAAAGAAAGCTGGAATGCAGATGTACACCCGCCAACTAATATTGATGTAATTGTAAATAATGCCGCAAGTTATGCAAATACTGTTGTGGTTACAGGTGGTGAACCTCTAACGTGGGACATGACATTGCTGACTCAAGAGTTAAAAAACAAGAATTTAAAAGTACATATCGAAACTTCTGGGGCTTATAGATTAAGTGGAAATTGGGATTGGATTTGCCTTTCGCCTAAAAAAAATAAACTCCCAACAAAAGATGTGTATGACAATGCACACGAATTAAAAGTGATTATTTATAATAAACATGATTTTATTTTTGCAGAAGAGCAGGCAGAATTAGTTAATGACAATGCCATCTTGTTTTTACAGCCGGAATGGAGTAAAAAAGAGGAAATGACTCCATTAATAGTAGAGTATGTTATGAACAATCCAAAATGGAGAGTTTCCTTGCAGACCCATAAATATTTAAATATACCATAAAAAAAACTCTCCAATTTGGAGAGTTTTTTTTATGTAATAAATATACATTGTATAAAAAAGAAACATCTTGTTCTTACCAGTTTTTGCGTTTTTTTAAAGAAGTGATATGTGCTAAATGATGATTTCCATGCCAGGCATATAATCCGATAATTTGTTTTAATCTGATTTCTGAATTACTTTCAGGGTGTACAAAAGATTTTTCTAAATCAGCTTCAGATAAATTTTTCATTATATATGCTAATCTAAAATGTAATCCTTCCAATAAACTTAAAGTGGGAGCTATTGGCATATTTAAACTATCAGGCAATTCAGACCATCGTTTTTCATCGTACGGTTTTATAATAGGATTGTTTTCTGTTAATGCCCATTTTAACCTTATGTAGCAATTCATATGACTTTCGGCGCAGTGATGAATAACTTGTCGTACAGTCCAGCCTTCTGGGCGATAAGGTGTATCCAGTTTTTCATCACTAAAATCAACAATTTCTTTTTTTAATCGTTCTGGAAAAGAAGCGATTTGCTCAATTTTGTCTAAAATAAATTCAGACGTATATTCTTCAGGTGTATGAAATTTTCCAATAGGATACTTTAATTTTTCTAAATCTGATTCAGTCATCGTTCAAAAATTATTTATTATAATGAAAGTTTAGCTAAATAATCATAATGTTCGCCTTCAAGGATTAATTCACATTTTAATCCGTTAGCAATTGCTGCATTTTGTAACGTATTGTAATCAAGATATAACCAGTCGAAAGGTTCTTCTTTTTCCCCTTTATATGAGATGTTGAAAATTAACTCGCCATAATATTCATTATCAGATGGAATCCATTTACCGCCGTCTTCATCTTCATCAAACATATAAATGATGTCTGAGCTGTCAATTAATATCTGTCCTCCTGGATTTAATAGTGATTTTAATTTCGATAAATAACTGTTACAGTTTTTTAATTTCCCAAATATTCCTGTACCGTTCATGAGTAAAAGAATCGTATCAAACTTTTCTCCTTCAAAATCTAGAATATTAGTTTTTTTTGCTTTTTTTAAACCTCTTATTATACAAGTTTCTATTGCTTTTTCTGAAATGTCAATAGAAGTTACATCTAAATTTCGATCATTCTGAAGTGATAAGCTGTGGCTTCCGGCTCCACATCCAACATCAAGTGTTTTTCCTGAAGCTAACTGTAAAGCTTTTTGTTCAATTTTTGGCATTTCATCATAAGAACGGAATAAATAAGCGACACTCATTTCGTCTTCTTCAGAAATCGAAGTTTCGGTTATAATATCTTCAGGTGAATTATGAGTTTGGAAATCGTAAATTGCTTTCCCAAAAAGATCTTTCATTTTATTTAGTTCAAAGTTTAAGGTTTCAAGTTTAAAGTTGTTTAATTTTGCAGATCAACTTTAAAGAGTAAACTTGAAACAAATTTTAAATAACTTACATAAGTTAGCCAAAGATAAGCATATCGAAAATAAAAAGTATTTCGATAAGCTTAAAAAGAAACCGCCTAAAAATTTAGATTATGTAATGCAGGACTTACATGATGCTGAATTTAAAAAAACGGATTGCCTCCAATGTGCTAATTGCTGTAAAACGACAGGACCATTATTTACATTAGCAGATATTGAAAGAATCTCAAAATCGTTCAGGCAGAAACCACAGCAATTCATCGATCAATATTTGCGTATTGACGAAGATAAAGATTATGTTCTGAAAAGCGTGCCCTGTACTTTTTTAGATAATGAAAATTATTGTATGATATACGATGTGCGGCCAAAAGCATGCAGAGAATTTCCTCATACAGATCGCAAAAAGTTTTATCAGATTTCAGATTTGACTTTAAAAAATGTTGCAATTTGTCCAGCAGCCTATAATATTGTGGAAGAAATGAAAAAGAAGTTGCCTCTTTAAAAACAAAGAATTTAGTTTTTAAATGTATTTTTGAATACTATATAAATCATACTAAGAACTTATAAAAATTGAATATAGAATATTTTATAGCAAAAAGACTGATAACTGCAAAAGATTACAAAAGCAGTATTTCGGCTCCTATTATAAAAATTGCAATCTCTGCTATCGCAATTGGTATGATTATGATGATTGTTTCGGTGGCAACAGGAATTGGTCTGCAGCAAAAAATACGAGAAAAAGTATCGGCCTTTAATGGGCAGATTATTATTTCTAATTACGATAATAACAATTCGGAAATTACTTTGATTCCTATTTCAAAGAAACAAGACTTTTATCCAAATTTTAAATCTGTTCCAGAAGTAAGCCATATTCAGGCAATCGCAACTAAAGCGGGAATTATAAGAACCGAAAATGCTTTTGAAGGAATTGTATTCAAAGGAGTAGGTACTGATTACAATTGGAATAATATAAAAGAATATTTAGTAGAAGGGAAATTACCAGATTTTTCTAAAAACCTAAATGAAGATGTAATAATCTCAAGATTTCTTGCCGATAGACTTAATTTAAAGTTAGGAGACAGTTTTAATACTTTTTTTATTAAAGAAGAACAAGGGAAATTGCCGAATAGTCGTAGATTTAAAATAGCAGGAATTTTCAGTTCAGGATTTCAAGATTTTGATGCTACTTATATAATAGGAGATATTAGGCATATCCAGCGTATCAATAAATGGAATTCTGATCAAATTGGAGCTTTTGAAGTTTTTGTAAAAGACTTTTCTGAAATTAAAGAAACAGGAAATCAAATCTACGAACAAATCTTATCTAATCTTGATACAAAAACCATAACAGAAAAATACAGTTATATATTCGACTGGTTACAGCTTTTTGATTTTAATATTATCGTCATTCTAGGAATAATGATCTTGGTAGCGACTATTAATATGGTGGTTGCATTATTGGTTTTAATTTTAGAGCGTACTCAAATGATTGGGATTCTAAAAGCCTTAGGAGCGAATAACTGGAAAGTTCGAAAAGTTTTTCTTTATAATGCATTCTATTTAATTATGCGTGGATTGTTTTGGGGGAATCTCATCGGGATCTCATTGCTATTAATTCAACAGCAATTCGGAATCATTCATCTTAATCCCGAAAACTATTATGTAAATCAAGCTCCAGTATATTTAAATTGGGGATATATAATTTTGCTAAACCTATTAACCGTTACGGTTTGTTTTCTGGTCTTATTAATTCCTTCTTATATAATAACAAAGATATCTCCAGTAAAAGCTATTCGCTTCGATTAATCTCAAAATGCTTTACATACTATAATCCCGGCAGGTTTTTAAAACCTGCCGGGTTTGTTTTTTTATACATAATATAATATATGAGTACAGCTTGTCCGGCTGAGCGCAGCGAAGCGATACAGTTTTGGAATTTAAGAATTTTAATTTCGATAAAGATAAGGATTTTATTCCCGCTGTGCGCAGCAGTCTTTTTGGGGCAGACCCCGCCATAAAAAGGATTTCCGCTGCTGCCGGGGCTGGAGATCCAGTTTTTAGAAGAAAGTTTCCGGAAACAGATGTTTTCAAAACCATACTAAAAGAGCGGAAAACGGCTGTAAAGAATAAAAAATCCTCAGAAATGACAATCTAAACGATGGGTAAAATAAGAAAAACACGTCTGAATTCAGAAAAACCCCACAGGAAATTAAAAATAATCAAAATGTAAAAGCACTTCTGCCAGCGGGTTAAGAAAAACATCGAAAAAAGATGGAAAAAATGTAAAAAAAAGTCTTGTAAATGTAAATAAAGGTTCTACTTTTGCACCCGCATCAGCGAAACGCTCTTAGAAATACCGGCAGGCATTTGAATTGGAAGGAAAAGAGATTTTCTTAAAAAAAGATTCGAAAAAGCTTGCGGGAATTGAAAAAGCTTTTTACATTTGCACCCCGCAAAACACGGAAAGTTCATTGAAATACCGGCAGAGAATTTAGGAATAAGGGACGAAAAAAAAGTTTCAAAATTTTTTTAAATTTTTCTTGCAGGTTTTAAAAAGAAGTTTTAGTTTTGCACCCGCTTTGAGAGACAAGCGGAAAAGAAAAGAAAAACGTTCGTAGACATATTGAATTGACAGCCGTTCTGATGAAAATCAGAACAGATAAAATAAGGGTAATAGAATCGGTAAGATTCGAAAAGAACCGATAGTAAGCATCGAATTATAATATAAAAAATATACGATGAAGAGTTTGATCCTGGCTCAGGATGAACGCTAGCGGCAGGCTTAACACATGCAAGTCGAGGGGTAGGGGCTTTCGGGCCTTGAGACCGGCGCACGGGTGCGTAACGCGTATGCAATCTGCCTTCCACAGAGGGATAGCCCAGAGAAATTTGGATTAATACCTCATAGTATTACAGGATGGCATCATCCGGTAATTAAAGTCACAACGGTGGAAGATGAGCATGCGTCCCATTAGCTTGTTGGTAAGGTAACGGCTTACCAAGGCGACGATGGGTAGGGGTCCTGAGAGGGAGATCCCCCACACTGGTACTGAGACACGGACCAGACTCCTACGGGAGGCAGCAGTGAGGAATATTGGTCAATGGGCGCAAGCCTGAACCAGCCATGCCGCGTGCAGGATGACGGTCCTATGGATTGTAAACTGCTTTTGTACGGGAAGAAACACTGATTCGTGAATCAGCCTGACGGTACCGTAAGAATAAGGATCGGCTAACTCCGTGCCAGCAGCCGCGGTAATACGGAGGATCCAAGCGTTATCCGGAATCATTGGGTTTAAAGGGTCTGTAGGCGGTCTTGTAAGTCAGTGGTGAAAGCCCATCGCTCAACGGTGGAACGGCCATTGATACTGCAGGACTTGAATTACCGGGAAGTAACTAGAATATGTAGTGTAGCGGTGAAATGCTTAGATATTACATGGAATACCAATTGCGAAGGCAGGTTACTACCGGTGGATTGACGCTGATGGACGAAAGCGTGGGGAGCGAACAGGATTAGATACCCTGGTAGTCCACGCCGTAAACGATGGATACTAGCTGCTGGGGGCGACTTCAGTGGCTAAGCGAAAGTGATAAGTATCCCACCTGGGGAGTACGAACGCAAGTTTGAAACTCAAAGGAATTGACGGGGGCCCGCACAAGCGGTGGAGCATGTGGTTTAATTCGATGATACGCGAGGAACCTTACCAAGGCTTAAATGCAGACTGACCGGTTTGGAAACAGATCTTTCGCAAGACAGTCTACAAGGTGCTGCATGGTTGTCGTCAGCTCGTGCCGTGAGGTGTCAGGTTAAGTCCTATAACGAGCGCAACCCCTGTTGTTAGTTGCCAGCGAGTCAGGTCGGGAACTCTAACAAGACTGCCAGTGCAAACTGTGAGGAAGGTGGGGATGACGTCAAATCATCACGGCCCTTACGCCTTGGGCTACACACGTGCTACAATGGCCGGTACAGAGAGCAGCCACTGGGCGACCAGGAGCGAATCTATAAAGCCGGTCACAGTTCGGATCGGAGTCTGCAACTCGACTCCGTGAAGCTGGAATCGCTAGTAATCGGATATCAGCCATGATCCGGTGAATACGTTCCCGGGCCTTGTACACACCGCCCGTCAAGCCATGGAAGCTGGGGGTGCCTGAAGTCGGTGACCGCAAGGAGCTGCCTAGGGTAAAACTGGTAACTAGGGCTAAGTCGTAACAAGGTAGCCGTACCGGAAGGTGCGGCTGGAACACCTCCTTTCTAGAGCCTGGGTGTTAGTCAGAGACACGCCCAGGAAATAAGATGCCCGCTTAAGGTTCTGGATCTTAAGATTGTATTACTCTTGCTGTTAATTTAAAAAAATGATAAAAGAATTAAGTAAAACAGAGTCTCGTAGCTCAGCTGGTTAGAGTACTACACTGATAATGTAGGGGTCGGCAGTTCGAGTCTGCCCGGGACTACTTTTTAAGAATTTCCGGTTAAAAAAACCGGGGATTAAGAATTAAAAAGACTGTTGAATGCTTAAGGAAAAGGAAATTTTAGAGGTTGAGGCCTTATGAGAAATAATTCATAACTCATAACTAATAACTCATCACTAAAGAAATGGGGGATTAGCTCAGCTGGCTAGAGCGCCTGCCTTGCACGCAGGAGGCCAACGGTTCGACTCCGTTATTCTCCACGAAACTATCATGAAATGATAGATTAAAGTTCATTGACATATTGGGATAAGAAAATAATAAGAAAGTAGAAAGCGTTTTTTACAGTTTTATTGTAAAAAACAAAAAAAAACGGATCATATTAAATTATGATTTGGTGCAATAAGCAAAATAAGGGCGTATGGGGGATGCCTAGGCTCTCAGAGGCGATGAAGGACGTGATAAGCTGCGAAAAGCTGCGGGGACTGGCACACACAGATTGATCCGCAGGTATCCGAATGGGGCAACCCGCTATATTGAAGATATAGCACACCGATAGGTGGGCAAACCCGCTGAACTGAAACATCTAAGTAGGCGGAGGAGAAGAAAACAAAAGTGATTCCGTAAGTAGTGGCGAGCGAACGCGGAACAGCCCAAACCAGAATTGTTACGGCCTTTCTGGGGTTGTAGGACCATGAGATTTTATGCACAAGGAACCGGAAGCTGCTGGAAAGCGGCGCCGTAGAGGGTGACGGCCCCGTACGGGCAACGAGTGTAATAGATAATGGTATCCTGAGTAGGGCGGGGCACGTGAAACCCTGTCTGAATTCGGCGGGACCATCCGCTAAGGCTAAATACTCCTGAGAGACCGATAGTGAACCAGTACCGTGAGGGAAAGGTGAAAAGAACCGTGAATAACGGAGTGAAATAGATCCTGAAACCATACGCTTACAAGCGGTCGGAGCCCTTTAGTGGGGTGACGGCGTGCCTTTTGCATAATGAGCCTACGAGTTAACGCTGCTGGCGAGGATAAGTGGTTAAGCCATGGATCCGCAGCGAAAGCGAGTCTGAATAGGGCGCTTTAGTCAGTAGTGTTAGACGCGAAACCGTGTGATC
This is a stretch of genomic DNA from Flavobacterium endoglycinae. It encodes these proteins:
- a CDS encoding YfiT family bacillithiol transferase, producing MTESDLEKLKYPIGKFHTPEEYTSEFILDKIEQIASFPERLKKEIVDFSDEKLDTPYRPEGWTVRQVIHHCAESHMNCYIRLKWALTENNPIIKPYDEKRWSELPDSLNMPIAPTLSLLEGLHFRLAYIMKNLSEADLEKSFVHPESNSEIRLKQIIGLYAWHGNHHLAHITSLKKRKNW
- a CDS encoding 7-carboxy-7-deazaguanine synthase QueE, which gives rise to MLSKEIQLEVNKGAMLPLMEEFYTIQGEGFHTGTAAYFIRIGGCDVGCHWCDVKESWNADVHPPTNIDVIVNNAASYANTVVVTGGEPLTWDMTLLTQELKNKNLKVHIETSGAYRLSGNWDWICLSPKKNKLPTKDVYDNAHELKVIIYNKHDFIFAEEQAELVNDNAILFLQPEWSKKEEMTPLIVEYVMNNPKWRVSLQTHKYLNIP
- a CDS encoding ABC transporter permease; the encoded protein is MNIEYFIAKRLITAKDYKSSISAPIIKIAISAIAIGMIMMIVSVATGIGLQQKIREKVSAFNGQIIISNYDNNNSEITLIPISKKQDFYPNFKSVPEVSHIQAIATKAGIIRTENAFEGIVFKGVGTDYNWNNIKEYLVEGKLPDFSKNLNEDVIISRFLADRLNLKLGDSFNTFFIKEEQGKLPNSRRFKIAGIFSSGFQDFDATYIIGDIRHIQRINKWNSDQIGAFEVFVKDFSEIKETGNQIYEQILSNLDTKTITEKYSYIFDWLQLFDFNIIVILGIMILVATINMVVALLVLILERTQMIGILKALGANNWKVRKVFLYNAFYLIMRGLFWGNLIGISLLLIQQQFGIIHLNPENYYVNQAPVYLNWGYIILLNLLTVTVCFLVLLIPSYIITKISPVKAIRFD
- a CDS encoding energy transducer TonB, whose translation is MKLDIIKNQWLDIVFEGRNKIYGAYELRKSNGKTTVKALIIGSVIFSFAVAAPLIASFLPDSGEEDANTDIKIATVKLPPKPKEEIKPNQPPPPPPPPKIDQVKFVKPVVAKANEVTEDPPKIEELKDKKVGNETIKGDPDAVLTVDEPVGKGPVSQVVEEDNSVYNTAGIEVKPDFPGGMDKFYKFVGNNYKTPEEEGLKGKVYVTFVVEKDGSLTDIKVLRDIGYGTGAEAIRVLKKCPKWTPGEQNGKKVRVLYSLPITIQSAE
- a CDS encoding PstS family phosphate ABC transporter substrate-binding protein, which codes for MLKNSRFLGLVVFVFLFAMCNQKSKNESEKETILKGNLDITVDETVKPIVDDQVAVFEGTYYGAKIAVKPKSEAELINDLLNQKAKVVVTARNLTQEELSRFEKSKIKPRVTPFATDAIAFVTNKSNNDTLIALKTVLDFIQGKPDTGIKGLVFDNPNSSTVRYMKELAKVKDVPKTGVFSFKTNDEVIKFVSENDGMIGVVGVNWLSQPSPNMIDIIKKINVLSVKGLNDTKYYNPTQNDLAEVKYPLARDLFIINCQGYSGLGMGLSSFIAGDIGQRIVLKSGLLPVRTPGRKLQIRNGILKDNE
- a CDS encoding tetratricopeptide repeat protein; its protein translation is MNKFKIFSLALVAAGSVANAQDIKEAKKAIDAEQFQKAKTLLKSIIKAKPSDGEANFVLGTVYLNQSVVDSAKIYFLNGVEASDKKNLNYIGLGQIDLDNKNTAAAQANFALATKDMKRKDVDEYIYIGKAYTNSDNPDYNSAIASLKKALAIEPQNANALLAIGDAYYGANNQNEAYKAYRDAFTADPTLLRAKMQLGVLLKGAKSYDEAIKSFNEVIALNANYGPVYRELAETYYKWGRNKPSTAKVNLQNAITNYEKYLSLTDYSLDSKMRHADFLILVKDYKSLETVANKMIAEDKVNPRIFRYLGYAAYENGNVDVAIKSLEDYIKNPSNKVIGSDYMYLGLAKIKKGTNAEGLVDQASFDSGIANIKKAVELEPLVVEELGDYGKELFGKKQWAQAAAIYELSSSNSESKNYLTDNVYYGIALYYANLDKKATSPEVAADLAKADAAFDRVLVASPSYDEAYLYKGRIGNLLEKEDQIVKNYETYVANITAKGAEESSKPATVKKIVEAYNSIGASYANTDKVKAVEYFNKALALDPTNAYASQSVKALK
- a CDS encoding class I SAM-dependent methyltransferase, which codes for MKDLFGKAIYDFQTHNSPEDIITETSISEEDEMSVAYLFRSYDEMPKIEQKALQLASGKTLDVGCGAGSHSLSLQNDRNLDVTSIDISEKAIETCIIRGLKKAKKTNILDFEGEKFDTILLLMNGTGIFGKLKNCNSYLSKLKSLLNPGGQILIDSSDIIYMFDEDEDGGKWIPSDNEYYGELIFNISYKGEKEEPFDWLYLDYNTLQNAAIANGLKCELILEGEHYDYLAKLSL
- a CDS encoding YkgJ family cysteine cluster protein, coding for MKQILNNLHKLAKDKHIENKKYFDKLKKKPPKNLDYVMQDLHDAEFKKTDCLQCANCCKTTGPLFTLADIERISKSFRQKPQQFIDQYLRIDEDKDYVLKSVPCTFLDNENYCMIYDVRPKACREFPHTDRKKFYQISDLTLKNVAICPAAYNIVEEMKKKLPL